In the Malania oleifera isolate guangnan ecotype guangnan chromosome 1, ASM2987363v1, whole genome shotgun sequence genome, one interval contains:
- the LOC131158163 gene encoding pentatricopeptide repeat-containing protein At3g29230, producing the protein MQLNSPLRNPAWTSQRRLFEQKLSDLHKCSNLNHLKQVHAQIFKAGLHDDPFVAPKLITAFSLCRRVELAVNAFNIVQEANVLLYNTLIRAQVQNSQPSQAFSTFLEMRGIGMEPDNFTYPFLLKACSAKPSLRTVEMIHNHIEKFGFCSDVFVPNSLIDTYSKCGPVGVSAAKKLFMAMPERDIVSWNSMIGGLVKAGELAEARRLFDETPERDRVSWNTMLDGYAKAGEMDAAFILFEKMPERDVISWSTMVSGYSKAGDMDMARMLFNKMPFKNLIPWTIMVSGYAEKGFAKEAISLYKQMEETGLKPDDGAVIGILAACAKSGLLGLGTRVYASIQRTGFSCSIQMSNALIDMYAKCGSLNKASKVFDDMAKRDLVSWNVMLHGLAMHGHGEEALKLFSRMKLEGFKPDKITFVGVLSACTHAGYVDDGLLYFQTMERDYGIVPQIEHYGCMIDLLGHWGRLEEAFKLVKSMPFEPNAIIWGTLLGACRMHNAVELAEDALHRLVELEPSDAGNFSMLSNIYAAAGDWNNVANVRMQMKSKGIQKPSGASSIELDNEVHEFTVFDMSHPKSDKIYQIIDRLVQDLKEVDYVSK; encoded by the coding sequence ATGCAACTGAACTCTCCACTTCGAAACCCCGCATGGACCTCCCAACGAAGGCTTTTCGAACAGAAGCTCTCGGATCTTCATAAGTGCTCAAACCTGAACCATTTGAAGCAGGTCCATGCCCAGATCTTCAAAGCTGGTCTTCATGACGACCCCTTTGTGGCACCCAAGCTCATCACGGCGTTCTCCCTCTGTCGCCGAGTGGAGTTGGCAGTCAACGCTTTTAATATAGTTCAAGAAGCCAATGTGCTTCTGTACAATACTCTGATCAGAGCTCAAGTCCAAAACAGTCAGCCTTCACAAGCCTTTTCAACTTTCCTTGAGATGCGGGGCATCGGCATGGAGCCTGATAATTTTACTTACCCTTTTCTTCTGAAAGCCTGTTCGGCTAAACCTTCACTCCGAACAGTTGAGATGATACATAACCACATTGAGAAATTTGGATTTTGTTCAGATGTATTTGTGCCCAATTCGCTAATTGATACATACTCGAAGTGTGGTCCGGTTGGCGTCAGTGCAGCAAAGAAGTTGTTTATGGCAATGCCGGAGCGGGATATTGTTTCTTGGAATTCGATGATTGGCGGATTGGTAAAGGCGGGTGAGTTGGCCGAGGCTCGCCGTTTGTTTGACGAAACGCCTGAAAGAGATAGGGTGAGTTGGAACACGATGTTGGATGGGTATGCAAAGGCTGGAGAAATGGACGCGGCATTCATACTGTTTGAGAAGATGCCTGAGAGGGACGTTATCTCATGGTCAACGATGGTTTCGGGTTACAGCAAAGCTGGGGACATGGACATGGCAAGAATGTTGTTTAATAAAATGCCTTTCAAAAACTTGATTCCGTGGACAATAATGGTATCTGGATATGCTGAGAAGGGTTTTGCAAAAGAAGCAATCAGCTTGTATAAACAGATGGAAGAGACTGGATTGAAGCCTGATGATGGGGCTGTTATTGGTATTTTAGCTGCTTGTGCGAAGTCTGGTTTGCTTGGGTTAGGTACGAGAGTTTATGCCTCAATTCAGAGAACTGGTTTTAGCTGTAGCATTCAAATGTCCAATGCACTGATTGATATGTATGCAAAATGTGGCAGTTTAAACAAGGCTTCGAAAGTCTTTGATGATATGGCAAAGAGAGATTTGGTATCTTGGAACGTCATGCTTCATGGATTAGCCATGCATGGACATGGTGAGGAAGCACTAAAGCTTTTCTCTAGAATGAAACTCGAGGGGTTCAAGCCTGATAAGATCACTTTTGTTGGTGTTTTGTCTGCATGTACCCATGCAGGTTATGTCGATGACGGCCTTCTTTACTTCCAGACAATGGAAAGAGATTATGGGATTGTTCCCCAAATTGAGCATTATGGTTGCATGATAGACCTTTTGGGTCACTGGGGGCGACTTGAGGAAGCTTTCAAGCTTGTGAAAAGCATGCCATTTGAACCAAATGCCATTATTTGGGGTACCCTTTTGGGAGCGTGCAGAATGCATAATGCTGTGGAACTTGCAGAGGATGCACTTCATCGCTTGGTTGAATTGGAACCATCAGATGCTGGAAATTTTTCTATGCTGTCAAATATTTATGCTGCTGCAGGAGATTGGAATAATGTTGCAAATGTAAGAATGCAAATGAAAAGCAAGGGCATCCAAAAGCCATCTGGTGCTAGTTCGATTGAGTTGGATAATGAGGTTCATGAATTTACAGTATTTGATATGTCACACCCCAAATCAGACAAGATATACCAGATCATTGACAGATTGGTTCAGGACCTCAAGGAAGTTGATTATGTTTCAAAGTAG